The DNA sequence GAGACGCCTGCGGCGGCAACTAAACATCCGCCTTGAACCATTGGGTTCAAGGGCTGTCATCCGCAGCGGCACCCCGGGGCACCTCTTCATGACAGATCGCAACGCCATCCGCCAATGGGCGCGCCAGCAGCGCCGAGCCCTGAGCCCCCAGGCCCAGGCCGAGGCCGCCAAGGCCGTAGCCCGCCAAGCCATGGCCCTTCCCGACGTGCGACAAGCCAATAGCCTGGCCCTTTACCTGGCCAACGACGGCGAGCTGGATCCGGCCCTGTTGATGGACAGCCTCTGGCAGGCGGGCAAGCAGGTACTGCTACCGGTACTGCATCCCTTCACCCCCGGCCATCTGCTGTTCCTGCGCCACAGACCAGGCTCGCCCATGGTCGCCAACCGATTCGGCATTCCCGAGCCCCCTTTGGACATCCGCCAGTTGGTGACCCTGGACAGCGTGGACTTGGTGTTCACCCCCCTGGTGGCGTTCGACGATGCCGGCCACCGCCTGGGCATGGGAGGCGGCTTTTACGACCGCACCCTGGCCAACTACCAGGGCCCCGTGGTGGGGCTGGCCCACGACCAACAGCAACACCCTGCCCTGCCGGCCATGGCCTGGGACAAACCCCTTGGCCTCATCGTCACCCCAGGGCAGATAAAACGTTTTCGTACCTGATATAATGCCCGTCTCTTACCCCTGGAGCCCCCGCTGATGACACAAGATGAACTGAAAAAAGCCGTAGGCTGGAAAGCCTTGGATTACGTGGTAAAAGACAGCATCGTTGGGGTTGGCACCGGTTCCACCGTGAACCATTTCATCGACGCCCTGGGCACCATCAAGCACCAGATCAAAGGCGCCGTATCCTCTTCCGAAGCCTCTACCGCCAAACTCAAGGATCTGGGGATCGAGATATTCGACCTCAACAGCGTCCCTGAGCTGTCCGTCTACGTGGACGGTGCCGACGAGATCAACGGCCAGAACCACATGATCAAAGGGGGCGGCGCCGCCCTGACCCGCGAGAAGATCGTCGCCGCCGTGGCCGACAAGTTCATCTGTATCGTCGACGACACCAAGACCGTCGAGGTGCTGGGCACCTTCCCGCTGCCGGTAGAGGTCATTCCCATGGCCCGCTCCCATGTGGCCAGGGAATTGGTGAAACTGGGGGGCGATCCCGTCTACCGTGAAGGGGTGGTCACCGACAACGGCAATGTGATCTTGGACGTACACAACCTCCACATCACCGACCCCGTTGCCTTGGAAGCCCAAATCAACGCTATCGTCGGGGTGGTCACCAATGGCCTTTTCGCCGCCCGTGGCGCCGATGTGGTGCTGGTCGGTACCCAGGACGGCGTAAAAATCCGTTGACTTTTAGGCGGCCATCTGGCCGTCTATACCTCCCGCCATCTTTTTCCTGCCTTGACCAGTCGGGATGCCGGTGGTAGCTAAACGTTTTCTTAGAGCAAATACTCCAGGTGGACCATGGCCCAGTACTCCCTCGACAAAGACAAAATCCGTTTCCTGCTCCTTGAGGGCGTTCACCAAAGTGCCCTGGAAAGCCTGCGCGCCCAGGGTTACCACAACATCGAATACCTCAAGACTTCCTTGGCCGGTGACGAACTCGTCGCCAAGATCAAGGACGCCCACTTCGTGGGGATCCGCTCCCGCACCCAGCTGACCCAGGACGTACTGGCCCATGCTGAAAAGCTCTGCGCCGTCGGTTGTTTTTGCATCGGCACCAACCAGGTGGACCTGGACGCCTTCGAAGCCCAGGGGATCCCGGTCTTTAATGCCCCCTTCTCCAACACCCGTTCCGTAGCCGAACTGGTGCTGGGTGAGGCCATCATGTTGCTGCGCAACATCCCCGCTAAGGCCGCAGCAGCCCGCCGGGGTGGGTGGGACAAGGCGGCGGTGGGCAGCTATGAAGCCAGGGGCAAGACCCTGGGCATCATCGGCTATGGCCATATCGGCACCCAGTTGGGTGTACTGGCCGAGACCCTGGGTATGAACGTCATCTTCTACGATATCGAGAGCAAGCTGACCCTGGGCAATGCCCGCCAGGTGGCAAGCCTCGGTGAACTGCTGAGCCAGGCCGACGTGGTCAGCCTGCACGTGCCCGAGACGGCCTCCACCCGCAACATGATGGGCACCGCCGAGCTCGAACAGATGAAAAGGGGCGCCATCCTTATCAATGCGTCCCGTGGCACAGTGGTGGACATCGACGCCCTGGCTGCCGCCCTTGAGAGCAAACACCTGGCCGGCGCCGCCATCGACGTCTTCCCGGTAGAACCCAAAGGCAATGACGAGGCTTTCGTCAGCCCGTTGCAGGCCTTCGACAACGTCATCCTGACCCCCCATATCGGCGGCTCCACCATGGAAGCCCAAGCCAATATCGGGGTGGAAGTGGCCAATAAGCTGGCCAAGTACTCCGACAACGGCTCAACCCTGTCGGCGGTCAACTTCCCCGAGGTGTCCCTGCCGGAGCACAGCGGCCGTTCCCGCCTGCTGCATATCCACCGCAACCAGCCCGGTGTACTGACCCGCATCAACCAGATCTTCGCCGATCTGGGGGTCAACATCGCCGCCCAGTACCTGCAAACCAGCCGTAATATCGGTTACGTGGTGATGGACGTGGACGCCGCCCACGCCGAGGACGTGCTGGAGAAACTCAAGGCCATAGACGGCACCCTGCGGGCCCGGGTCCTGCACTGAGGTACGCACAATGCCAAAAGGCCTCCCAAGGGAGGCCTTTTTCATGGCTGCAACCGGCGCCATACCCCAATAAAAAAGGCCTCCAAACGGAGGCCTTTTGGTTTGCATCTAACCGGGACTAACCCGCCATCTGGGTACGGTGGCTTTTGGGGCAGGGATAGGGGCGACTGCCGTCTAGGTTTCGGAAAATCTTCAAGGACCACATGAAGTCAGCCGGGAAACGGCTTATCAACTGCTCGTAGGCCTGGTTCATCTGGGTGGCGGAGGCTAGCTCTTCTGTTTCCAAAGAGACCAAGGGTTCATCCAGGTGCAGTACGAACTGATGGGCATGGTGGTCGTAGCCCACGATCACCGGCACCACCTGGGCCCGGGCCGCCTGGGCCAGGCGGCCCATGGTGGGCAGGGTACATTTGGGTGTACCGAAGAAAGGCGCAAAGACCGAGGAGGCCATGCCGTGGTCCTGGTCGGCGACATAAAGGCAGGAGTAGCCCTTGCGGATACTTTTGACCAGGGAGCACATCCCTTCGCCCCGGCTGAACTGCAGGCCCCCCTGGCAAGTACGGCTCTTGAACATCAAGTAGTCAAAGACCGGCTTGCCGGTGGGCTTGAAGATGTTGGACAGGGGAAAGCCGGCCAAGATCAGGGCACGGGCGGCCCAGTCCAGCCCAAAGGTGTGGGGGGTTAGGAAGATCAGCGGCTTACCTTCGGCCTTGAGCTTAGCCAGGCGGCCGTCGTCCTCTATGCGAATGCGCCGTTGCTGCGCCTTTTTAGAGCACCACAGCAACTCTCCCAGGCTCAGGGCCGTCTGACAGAAGGCCCTGACGTTTTCCCGAAGCAACTGGTCATAGGCGCTGTCTGGCAGGTGCGGGAAGCAACGCTCCAGGTTGCAGCGGATCACCAGGCGGCGTTTCTTCAGGAAGGAGCGATTCACCATCCAGCCGGCAATGGCTTTGGCCAACCGGTCCCTCAGTGACAAGGGGACAAAGGCCATCATCATCATGATCAGCACGGCCAGCCATTGCCCCCAGTAGCGGGGACTGAGAAGGCGCAGGTGAAACGAAGAATGGTAGCAGGCTTGGCCGGACATCAGGGTCAACTATTCAATAAAACTAAACAAAGCATTTCACATAAGCGACCAGCCAAAGGCCAGGGCTGTAGTCCCTTGTCGTGACGATGATCTCAAATTAATCCAGTGGCTTAGGTGGAATGATATATCCCTGATAGCCCTGGATACCCAGACCCTTGAGCCTGGCCAGGTCTTCCCCCTGCTCCACCCGTGTGGCAATCACCTTGATCTTCAAGCTCTTGCCGATACGCGCCAAGGCCTGGACCACCTCTTGGCCCACTTCGTCATGGGGGCCATAACAGGCCAAACTCTGGTCCAGCTTGATGTAGTCCGGCCCCAGATCGTGAAGGTACTGCAAGGAGGCCATGTGTCGCCCCACATGGTCCAAACCAAAACCGATTTGCAGCGGCCTAAGCCTTGCCACCAGGCTTTTGGCTGCTTGGGGGTCGGCCAAGGCAACGTCCTCGCTGATCTCAAAGCCCAGTTGGCTACCAGGCCTGGCTTGACTGGCCAGCTCCAGCAAGGGCTCGGGGTCCCGAACAGAGGCCAAAGACAGGTTAACCACATTGGGCAGCTGTGGCTCCAAGTACTGTTCACGCACCAGCCGTTTTAACACGGCCAGGTCCATGGCCTGGGCCAGGTTGAACTGCTCCACAAAGGCCAGGAAAGCGCTGGCCGGATAACGTTCACCGCTTAATGACAGGCTGGCAAACCACTCCTGATGGAATACCTCGCCGCTGTGGATGTCCATCACCGGTTGGCGCAGCAGGCCAAATTGCTTTTCCCTGATGGCATGTTGCAAGGCTTCACGCCAGCCTTCCTGGCTAGGTGCCTGCTGGCTGCTTTCTTTTTGGTGGAAAACCCTCGGCTGCTGTTTCCAGGCCTGGTGCAAAGCGCCGTCGGCAGCACTCAGCAGGGCCGAAGGCTGCTGCACATCACCCCGTTGCACCAGGGCCAAGGCCAGGTTGTCACCGTCCTGCCCCTGTTGGACAGAGAAGGCTACCAGTTCTTGATGAACCTTGAGCAACCAGTCGGTCAATTGCTCAGGGTCGGCACTGGCACAGAGGATGGCAAACTCGGTATGGCTGATACGGGCAAAAACGCAGCGGCTGCCTCTGATGCACAGCCCTTTGATGCGTTCGGCCAGGGCCTTGATAAGGCTGTCACGGGCCCTGAACCCCTGTTGATGTCGCAGGCTGTCGAGCCACTTGATGTCCATCAACATCAAGCCCCCTGTGCCAGGTTCCGATAGCCAGGCCCCCAGGTGCGCCACCAGGTGGGAGCGGTTGGACAGGCCGGAAACAGGGTCAGTCTGGGTCGCCAGACGTAGCCGGCTGATCTGCTCATCCTGGCCTTCGAACATCAGTTTGACCCTGTCGGTCATCTCGTTGATGGCCGCCACCATGGATTTGAGTTCGCGGGTTCGCGGCTCGGGTATGGGATCACCAAACTGGCGCTTGGTAATGCACCTGGCCTGACGTGCCACCGCATGCAAAGGACGCATCAGTATCCTAAGACCCCGCCAGGTCACCAGCAGCAATAACAGATAAAGACCACCCAGGGTCAGGCAAAGCTGGACACCGGTCTGCCACAAGGCCTGGTAGGCAACGGCTGGATTGGCCACCACCTTAAGGTTGGCCACCTGCAACCAGCCCGAGGTCAGCACCTGCTCCTGGGCTATGGGGTTGAACAAAGGCAAGGTCAGGAACCAGTCCGGCACGTTGTAGATACGGGGACTGTTGTTCTTGGCCAGTACCTCGCCCTTGGCATACCAGTCCAGGCGGATCTCCCGGTAAAAGCCGGCATCGAATATGGATTGCAGCACCGTGTCGACACCGCCCCTGTCCTGGCTATCAAGAAAGGGAGACAGGCTGAGCCCAAGGGCGGTGGAGGCATTTTGTACGTCGGTCTGCATCTGTTTGTTGATGGCGTCCCTGGAGGTATTGAATTCCACGGCGAACACCAGCAGCACCACCAACAAAAAGCTGAGGCTAAGTAGCCAAAGGATCTGTCTTTGCAAGGTCATGTCGACCTCCTATTCCAATACCAGGCGCGGCTTGTTGAGCTGATTGCCGCCAAAGCGGGCCTGCAGGTCCTGCCAGCGTTTCAGCCGGGCACTATCGCCTACCAGTTGCCCCCTTCCTTTTTCTTTACTCAACCACAGCTGCTTGCCGTTGAAAGAATAGATGGGCAGCAAATCCGGTCTGGCATCGGCCCGGCGAATGTCTTCGACCAGGTTATCCAGGATAAGGGGAACAGCATCAGGCTGGGGGTAGACGGCCAGCACCATATGGTACTGATTGACAGAAAGGGCTTTGACATAGGTCAGCCGCATCTGCCCCTCCGGCACCCCAAGGGCAAGCAAGGTAAAGAATTTGGCGATAGCAAAGTCTTCGCAGTCGCCACCGTTGGCGCCGATGAACTCAAGCGGGGTGGCCCAGTAGTCGTTCTGGCCCCAGAGCAGGCTGTCATCCAAAAACCGCATCTGGTTAAAAAAGCGGTTCACCTGCTCCAGTTGCATTGCCTCTGGCCTGCCCTGGGCACCGGCCATCATGCCTTGCCAGGCATCGAGGCGGGCACCGGCCCGTTCACCGTAGGTGCTTACCACCTTGAGGCGGGCCTGGCTCAGGTCTATTCCGGCCAGCCCAGCCCACAACAGGCCAGGCAAAGCCGGCAGCAGCCACAGCGCTCTTTTCATTCAAGCCCTTCACCCTGGCTACCGATCAACGGTGTAAATGGTCCACTTCATCACCGGCAGGTTCTTGGCGCCAGATAGCTCCGCCACCACCCTGCGGTTACGCCTATGGGCCTCTTCGGTCATGGCCGAGTCCAGTGGGCGGCTAAAGCCATAGCCCACCGCAGTCACCCTGGTTGGGGCAACCTTGAACTCCCGTTCCAGCACCTTGGCTACCGCATTAACCCGCCGCTGGGACAGATCCAGGTTGTATTGCTCACCCCCGACCTTGGAGCAGTGGCCCTCCAGGGTTAGTTTGGCTTCGGGGTAACGGGTCATGAAATCGGCCACCTTGCCGATTTCCCCGTAGTAACGTGGATCGATGTAGTCAGAGTCATTGGCAAAGAGCACCTTGAGGTCAAAACGCTGGACCTTGTCGGCATTGTCGCCGCAGCCGTAGTTGTCGATCAGTGACCCCAGCAGGGTGTCGGCGCATTTGTCGCGGGCATTGATGACCCCGTCACTGTCAGGGTCGTTCAGGTCGTTGACCTGGGCCGTGCTCTGGTCGTAATCCACGGTGTCGTGGATACCGCAGCCGGCCAGTGCCAGCACTGAGGCCAGGGAGAGCAGATAATGTTTCATAGGGCCTCCTTACTCTTCACCATTCCAGATGGTTGGCCTTGTCACCCGCAATGAATCGAGCAGCAGTC is a window from the Gallaecimonas xiamenensis 3-C-1 genome containing:
- a CDS encoding 5-formyltetrahydrofolate cyclo-ligase → MTDRNAIRQWARQQRRALSPQAQAEAAKAVARQAMALPDVRQANSLALYLANDGELDPALLMDSLWQAGKQVLLPVLHPFTPGHLLFLRHRPGSPMVANRFGIPEPPLDIRQLVTLDSVDLVFTPLVAFDDAGHRLGMGGGFYDRTLANYQGPVVGLAHDQQQHPALPAMAWDKPLGLIVTPGQIKRFRT
- the rpiA gene encoding ribose-5-phosphate isomerase RpiA; the protein is MTQDELKKAVGWKALDYVVKDSIVGVGTGSTVNHFIDALGTIKHQIKGAVSSSEASTAKLKDLGIEIFDLNSVPELSVYVDGADEINGQNHMIKGGGAALTREKIVAAVADKFICIVDDTKTVEVLGTFPLPVEVIPMARSHVARELVKLGGDPVYREGVVTDNGNVILDVHNLHITDPVALEAQINAIVGVVTNGLFAARGADVVLVGTQDGVKIR
- the serA gene encoding phosphoglycerate dehydrogenase; the encoded protein is MAQYSLDKDKIRFLLLEGVHQSALESLRAQGYHNIEYLKTSLAGDELVAKIKDAHFVGIRSRTQLTQDVLAHAEKLCAVGCFCIGTNQVDLDAFEAQGIPVFNAPFSNTRSVAELVLGEAIMLLRNIPAKAAAARRGGWDKAAVGSYEARGKTLGIIGYGHIGTQLGVLAETLGMNVIFYDIESKLTLGNARQVASLGELLSQADVVSLHVPETASTRNMMGTAELEQMKRGAILINASRGTVVDIDALAAALESKHLAGAAIDVFPVEPKGNDEAFVSPLQAFDNVILTPHIGGSTMEAQANIGVEVANKLAKYSDNGSTLSAVNFPEVSLPEHSGRSRLLHIHRNQPGVLTRINQIFADLGVNIAAQYLQTSRNIGYVVMDVDAAHAEDVLEKLKAIDGTLRARVLH
- a CDS encoding lipid A biosynthesis (KDO)2-(Lauroyl)-lipid IVA acyltransferase 2, whose product is MSGQACYHSSFHLRLLSPRYWGQWLAVLIMMMMAFVPLSLRDRLAKAIAGWMVNRSFLKKRRLVIRCNLERCFPHLPDSAYDQLLRENVRAFCQTALSLGELLWCSKKAQQRRIRIEDDGRLAKLKAEGKPLIFLTPHTFGLDWAARALILAGFPLSNIFKPTGKPVFDYLMFKSRTCQGGLQFSRGEGMCSLVKSIRKGYSCLYVADQDHGMASSVFAPFFGTPKCTLPTMGRLAQAARAQVVPVIVGYDHHAHQFVLHLDEPLVSLETEELASATQMNQAYEQLISRFPADFMWSLKIFRNLDGSRPYPCPKSHRTQMAG
- a CDS encoding EAL domain-containing protein; translated protein: MTLQRQILWLLSLSFLLVVLLVFAVEFNTSRDAINKQMQTDVQNASTALGLSLSPFLDSQDRGGVDTVLQSIFDAGFYREIRLDWYAKGEVLAKNNSPRIYNVPDWFLTLPLFNPIAQEQVLTSGWLQVANLKVVANPAVAYQALWQTGVQLCLTLGGLYLLLLLVTWRGLRILMRPLHAVARQARCITKRQFGDPIPEPRTRELKSMVAAINEMTDRVKLMFEGQDEQISRLRLATQTDPVSGLSNRSHLVAHLGAWLSEPGTGGLMLMDIKWLDSLRHQQGFRARDSLIKALAERIKGLCIRGSRCVFARISHTEFAILCASADPEQLTDWLLKVHQELVAFSVQQGQDGDNLALALVQRGDVQQPSALLSAADGALHQAWKQQPRVFHQKESSQQAPSQEGWREALQHAIREKQFGLLRQPVMDIHSGEVFHQEWFASLSLSGERYPASAFLAFVEQFNLAQAMDLAVLKRLVREQYLEPQLPNVVNLSLASVRDPEPLLELASQARPGSQLGFEISEDVALADPQAAKSLVARLRPLQIGFGLDHVGRHMASLQYLHDLGPDYIKLDQSLACYGPHDEVGQEVVQALARIGKSLKIKVIATRVEQGEDLARLKGLGIQGYQGYIIPPKPLD
- a CDS encoding transglutaminase-like cysteine peptidase, whose protein sequence is MKRALWLLPALPGLLWAGLAGIDLSQARLKVVSTYGERAGARLDAWQGMMAGAQGRPEAMQLEQVNRFFNQMRFLDDSLLWGQNDYWATPLEFIGANGGDCEDFAIAKFFTLLALGVPEGQMRLTYVKALSVNQYHMVLAVYPQPDAVPLILDNLVEDIRRADARPDLLPIYSFNGKQLWLSKEKGRGQLVGDSARLKRWQDLQARFGGNQLNKPRLVLE
- a CDS encoding OmpA family protein gives rise to the protein MKHYLLSLASVLALAGCGIHDTVDYDQSTAQVNDLNDPDSDGVINARDKCADTLLGSLIDNYGCGDNADKVQRFDLKVLFANDSDYIDPRYYGEIGKVADFMTRYPEAKLTLEGHCSKVGGEQYNLDLSQRRVNAVAKVLEREFKVAPTRVTAVGYGFSRPLDSAMTEEAHRRNRRVVAELSGAKNLPVMKWTIYTVDR